From Mycolicibacterium nivoides, a single genomic window includes:
- a CDS encoding RNA polymerase sigma factor: MSAETDAPRILLRCYDEALPVVYGYFVRRCGDRGTAEDLTSETFLAAMDAARRPSPPPISVPWLIGVARHKLADHYRRRHDRFTVPVAELPEPVDPADDWDAELDRIVAESVLARLPEQHRTVLVLRYLDDCSVPECAELIGRTVHATEALLVRARRAFRSQYPTEGGTS; the protein is encoded by the coding sequence GTGAGCGCCGAAACTGACGCTCCGCGGATACTGCTGAGGTGCTACGACGAGGCCCTGCCAGTGGTGTACGGCTACTTCGTACGACGCTGCGGTGACCGCGGAACCGCCGAGGACCTGACGTCGGAGACGTTCCTGGCCGCAATGGACGCGGCCCGCAGACCGTCGCCGCCGCCGATCTCGGTGCCTTGGTTGATCGGGGTGGCCAGGCACAAACTCGCCGACCATTACCGTCGGCGTCACGACCGGTTCACCGTGCCGGTGGCCGAGCTGCCCGAACCGGTGGATCCGGCGGATGACTGGGACGCCGAACTGGATCGAATTGTGGCCGAATCGGTTCTGGCCCGGCTACCCGAACAGCACCGCACGGTCCTCGTCCTGCGCTACCTCGATGACTGCTCGGTGCCCGAATGCGCCGAGCTGATCGGCCGCACGGTGCACGCCACCGAGGCCCTGCTGGTGCGGGCCCGCCGCGCCTTCAGGTCCCAGTACCCGACGGAGGGAGGGACGTCGTGA
- a CDS encoding phytanoyl-CoA dioxygenase family protein: MVNVDAFKRDGFVKIEGAVPAEIADAARHLLWTQIGLSADDPASWTAPVVWTADLTGAGAFGQVVGSAPLADALNGICGTGGWLPRGSLGNVPVRFPVDPPARDRGWHVDANTPLPGGQWAVSGRPHTVLVLTLLSEVGPDDAPTRVRVGSHRDVAGVLGPEPVDFVEAGALVDEASRARPVAHATGRPGDIYVLHPFTAHAADVHRGGTPRFMSQAPVILAEPLGPRGPEALACVWDELARG; this comes from the coding sequence GTGGTGAACGTCGACGCATTCAAGCGGGACGGGTTCGTCAAGATCGAGGGGGCCGTCCCCGCCGAAATCGCCGATGCGGCCAGGCATCTGCTCTGGACGCAGATCGGGCTGTCCGCGGACGACCCGGCATCGTGGACCGCCCCGGTGGTGTGGACGGCGGATCTGACCGGCGCGGGCGCGTTCGGGCAGGTTGTGGGCAGCGCCCCGCTGGCCGACGCCCTGAACGGGATCTGCGGAACCGGCGGTTGGCTGCCGCGGGGCTCGCTGGGCAACGTCCCGGTCCGGTTTCCCGTAGATCCGCCCGCGCGGGACCGGGGCTGGCACGTCGATGCCAACACCCCGCTGCCCGGAGGTCAGTGGGCGGTCAGCGGCCGGCCGCACACCGTTCTGGTGCTCACCCTGCTGTCTGAGGTGGGGCCCGACGATGCGCCGACGCGTGTCCGGGTGGGTTCGCACCGCGACGTGGCCGGGGTGCTCGGGCCGGAGCCGGTCGACTTCGTCGAAGCCGGTGCTCTGGTGGACGAGGCGAGCCGGGCCCGCCCGGTGGCCCACGCCACCGGACGGCCCGGTGACATCTATGTGCTTCATCCCTTCACGGCTCATGCGGCGGACGTACATCGCGGTGGCACACCGCGTTTCATGTCGCAGGCGCCCGTCATTCTCGCCGAACCGCTCGGCCCGCGAGGTCCGGAGGCGCTGGCCTGTGTGTGGGACGAGCTAGCGCGGGGCTAG
- a CDS encoding NAD(P)/FAD-dependent oxidoreductase translates to MTTSTGSAAGIVIVGGGLAAARTAEQLRRSEYAGPITIVSDEDHLPYDRPPLSKEVLRAETDDVTLKPAEFYAENDITLRLGSAAQSVDTAAKTLKLADGSDVAYDELVIATGLVPKRIRSFGDLAGIHVLRSYDESMALREHAGKAQRAVVVGAGFIGCEVAASLRKLGVEVALVEPQPTPLASVLGEQIGALVTRLHQAEGVDVRCGVGVSEVRGTDKVEQVVLGDGTELDADLVVVGIGSHPAVEWLEGSGIELDNGVVCDEVGRSSAAGVWAIGDVASWRDHVGDQARVEHWSNVADQARAMVPAILGQEASPVVSVPYFWSDQYDVKIQCLGEPEADDVVHVVEDDGRKFLAFYERDGVVVGVVGGGMPGKVMKARGKIAAGAPISDVLG, encoded by the coding sequence GTGACTACTTCAACGGGATCAGCGGCGGGCATCGTCATCGTCGGCGGCGGCTTGGCTGCGGCCCGGACGGCCGAACAGCTGCGCCGGTCGGAGTACGCCGGGCCCATCACGATCGTCAGCGACGAGGACCATCTCCCTTACGACCGGCCGCCACTCTCCAAGGAAGTGCTGCGTGCCGAGACCGACGACGTCACGCTCAAGCCGGCCGAGTTCTACGCCGAGAACGACATCACGCTGCGGCTCGGCTCTGCCGCGCAATCGGTGGACACCGCCGCCAAGACATTGAAGCTGGCCGACGGCAGCGACGTGGCCTACGACGAGCTCGTCATCGCCACCGGACTGGTGCCCAAGCGCATCCGGTCCTTCGGCGATCTGGCCGGCATCCACGTGCTGCGGTCCTACGACGAGAGCATGGCCCTGCGCGAACACGCCGGCAAGGCCCAGCGCGCCGTGGTGGTCGGAGCGGGCTTCATTGGCTGCGAGGTGGCCGCGAGCCTGCGCAAGCTGGGTGTCGAGGTGGCGCTGGTGGAGCCTCAGCCGACACCGCTGGCCTCGGTGCTGGGCGAGCAGATCGGCGCCCTGGTGACCCGGCTGCACCAGGCCGAAGGCGTCGACGTGCGCTGTGGTGTCGGGGTGTCCGAGGTACGCGGCACCGACAAGGTCGAGCAGGTGGTGCTCGGTGACGGCACCGAGCTCGACGCCGATCTTGTGGTGGTCGGTATCGGTTCGCACCCGGCGGTCGAGTGGCTCGAGGGCAGCGGGATCGAGCTCGACAACGGCGTGGTGTGCGACGAGGTCGGCCGGTCCAGTGCGGCGGGAGTGTGGGCCATCGGAGATGTCGCATCGTGGCGCGATCACGTGGGTGACCAAGCGCGCGTTGAGCATTGGAGCAACGTCGCGGATCAGGCGCGCGCCATGGTGCCGGCGATCCTGGGCCAGGAGGCCTCACCCGTCGTGTCGGTGCCGTACTTCTGGAGCGATCAGTACGACGTCAAGATCCAGTGCCTGGGCGAGCCCGAGGCCGACGATGTCGTGCACGTGGTCGAGGACGACGGCCGCAAGTTCCTGGCCTTCTACGAGCGCGACGGTGTCGTGGTCGGTGTGGTCGGCGGCGGCATGCCCGGCAAGGTGATGAAGGCCCGCGGCAAGATCGCCGCAGGCGCCCCCATCTCCGACGTCCTGGGCTGA
- the ddaH gene encoding dimethylargininase — protein MTAPEYFTVEYAINPWMDTSTPVDTALALDQWDTLRRVYAELGHTVELVTPLDGLPDMVYAANGGFLVGDTAVVARFAYPQRAGEADAYAEWMAAAGYRTARTDHVNEGQGDLLLVGSNLLAGYGFRTDRRAHDEIAAITGLDVTSLELVDPRFYHLDTALAVLDDSTIAYYPPAFSDNARRRIGELFGDAIEVGSADAYVLGLNVVSDGRHVVMPAAATGFAGQLRRAGFEPIGVDLSELLKGGGSVKCCTLERHP, from the coding sequence ATGACCGCTCCCGAGTACTTCACCGTCGAATACGCCATCAACCCGTGGATGGACACCTCCACGCCCGTGGACACCGCGCTCGCACTGGACCAGTGGGACACGCTGCGCCGGGTGTACGCCGAGCTCGGCCACACCGTCGAGCTGGTGACACCGCTCGACGGCCTGCCCGACATGGTCTACGCCGCCAACGGAGGTTTCCTGGTCGGGGACACCGCAGTGGTGGCCCGCTTCGCCTACCCGCAACGGGCCGGCGAGGCCGATGCCTACGCCGAATGGATGGCGGCGGCCGGATATCGGACGGCCCGCACCGACCACGTCAACGAAGGCCAGGGCGACCTGCTGCTCGTCGGGTCGAACCTGTTGGCCGGATACGGTTTTCGCACCGACCGGCGCGCCCACGACGAGATCGCGGCCATCACCGGTCTGGACGTGACCAGCCTGGAACTCGTCGACCCCCGCTTCTATCACCTCGATACCGCACTGGCCGTGCTCGACGACTCGACGATCGCCTACTATCCCCCGGCCTTCAGCGACAACGCCCGCCGGCGAATCGGCGAACTGTTCGGCGACGCCATCGAAGTGGGCTCGGCCGACGCCTACGTCCTCGGTCTGAACGTGGTGTCCGACGGCCGCCACGTCGTCATGCCCGCGGCCGCCACCGGATTCGCGGGCCAACTGCGCCGGGCCGGATTCGAGCCGATCGGTGTCGATCTGTCCGAACTCCTCAAAGGCGGCGGATCCGTCAAATGCTGCACCCTGGAGCGGCATCCATGA
- the mftC gene encoding mycofactocin radical SAM maturase (MftC is a radical SAM/SPASM enzyme that catalyzes the first two steps in biosynthesis of the electron carrier mycofactocin from the terminal Val-Tyr dipeptide of the precursor peptide MftA.) — protein sequence MTSAAPARTPVPRLVDQFESGLDAPICLTWELTYACNLACVHCLSSSGKRDPRELSTQQCKDIIDELERMQVFYVNIGGGEPTVRPDFWELVDYATEHHVGVKFSTNGVRITPEVAAKLAASDYVDVQISLDGANAEVNDAVRGKGSFDMAVRALENLAAAGFSDAKISVVVTRHNVDQLDEFKALADRYGATLRITRLRPSGRGADVWDELHPTPDQQRQLYNWLVSHGERVLTGDSFFHLSGLGEPGALAGLNLCGAGRVVCLIDPVGDVYACPFAIHDKFLAGNILEDAGFGAGFQNVWQNSPLFRELREPQSAGACSGCGHYDACRGGCMAAKFFTGLPMDGPDPECVEGWGEPALAQERTKPKPSGDHSRGTKQGPVALKLLTKPPARICNESPV from the coding sequence ATGACTTCTGCCGCGCCTGCGCGCACGCCCGTCCCACGGCTCGTCGACCAGTTCGAAAGCGGACTCGACGCCCCGATCTGCCTGACCTGGGAACTCACCTACGCCTGCAACCTGGCGTGCGTGCACTGCCTGTCCTCCTCGGGCAAGCGGGATCCGCGCGAGCTGTCCACCCAGCAGTGCAAGGACATCATCGACGAGCTGGAGCGCATGCAGGTGTTCTACGTGAACATCGGCGGTGGGGAACCCACTGTGCGCCCGGACTTCTGGGAACTGGTCGACTACGCGACCGAGCACCACGTCGGGGTCAAGTTCTCCACCAACGGCGTGCGCATCACGCCCGAGGTCGCCGCGAAGCTCGCCGCCAGCGACTACGTCGACGTGCAGATCTCCCTGGACGGCGCCAACGCCGAGGTCAACGACGCGGTGCGCGGCAAGGGCTCGTTCGACATGGCCGTGCGTGCGCTGGAAAACCTTGCCGCCGCAGGCTTTTCCGATGCCAAGATCTCGGTGGTGGTCACCCGCCACAACGTCGACCAGCTCGACGAGTTCAAGGCGCTGGCCGACCGCTACGGCGCCACGCTGCGGATCACCCGGCTGCGCCCGTCCGGCCGCGGCGCCGATGTCTGGGACGAGCTGCACCCGACCCCGGACCAGCAGCGCCAGCTGTACAACTGGCTGGTCTCCCATGGTGAGCGCGTGCTCACGGGTGACTCGTTCTTCCACCTGTCGGGCCTGGGTGAGCCCGGTGCGCTGGCCGGGCTGAACCTGTGCGGTGCCGGCCGGGTGGTGTGCCTGATCGACCCGGTGGGCGATGTCTACGCCTGCCCGTTCGCCATCCACGACAAGTTCCTGGCCGGAAACATCCTGGAAGACGCCGGTTTTGGGGCCGGATTCCAGAACGTCTGGCAGAACTCCCCGTTGTTCCGCGAGCTGCGCGAGCCCCAGTCGGCCGGCGCCTGCAGCGGCTGCGGGCACTACGACGCCTGCCGCGGCGGCTGCATGGCGGCCAAGTTCTTCACCGGTCTGCCGATGGACGGGCCGGACCCCGAGTGCGTCGAAGGCTGGGGCGAGCCGGCCCTGGCGCAGGAGCGCACCAAACCCAAGCCCAGCGGTGACCACTCCCGCGGTACCAAGCAGGGGCCGGTGGCACTCAAGCTGCTGACCAAGCCCCCCGCCCGAATCTGTAACGAAAGTCCGGTGTAA
- the mftA gene encoding mycofactocin precursor MftA (Mycofactocin is a small molecule electron carrier derived from the final two amino acids, Val-Tyr, of MftA, the mycofactocin precursor. It plays a role in redox homeostasis and the metabolism of alcohols and aldehydes in Actinobacteria, including Mycobacterium tuberculosis.) encodes MDQNPQVETETQLVTETLVEEVSIDGMCGVY; translated from the coding sequence ATGGATCAGAACCCGCAGGTTGAAACCGAAACCCAGCTCGTCACCGAGACGCTCGTCGAAGAGGTCTCGATCGACGGTATGTGCGGGGTTTACTGA
- a CDS encoding Lrp/AsnC family transcriptional regulator, whose translation MERLDDTDERILAELTEHARATFAEIGQRVNLSAPAVKRRVDRMVADGVIRGFTTVVDRNVLGWSTEAYVQVFCQGTISPDQLRAAWIDIPEVVSAATVTGTADAILHVLARDMRHLEEALERIRSTARIERSESIVVLTNVIDRGRS comes from the coding sequence GTGGAACGTCTGGACGACACAGACGAGCGGATTCTGGCCGAACTCACCGAGCACGCCAGGGCGACATTCGCCGAGATCGGGCAGCGGGTGAACCTGTCGGCGCCCGCGGTCAAGAGGCGGGTGGACCGCATGGTCGCCGACGGGGTGATCCGCGGCTTCACCACAGTGGTCGACCGCAATGTGCTCGGCTGGAGTACCGAGGCATATGTGCAGGTGTTCTGCCAGGGCACCATCTCGCCGGATCAGTTGCGCGCGGCCTGGATCGACATCCCAGAGGTGGTCAGTGCGGCTACGGTGACCGGTACCGCCGACGCCATCCTGCACGTGCTGGCGCGCGACATGCGCCACCTCGAAGAGGCCCTGGAACGCATCCGCTCAACAGCTCGAATCGAGCGCAGCGAGAGCATCGTGGTGCTCACCAACGTCATAGACCGGGGCCGGTCGTGA
- the mftB gene encoding mycofactocin biosynthesis chaperone MftB (MftB, a small protein, is a peptide chaperone that assists the radical SAM enzyme MftC in performing two modifications to the C-terminal Val-Tyr dipeptide of the mycofactocin precursor peptide, MftA. MftB's role is analogous to the role of PqqD in the biosynthesis of PQQ, a cofactor that derives entirely from a Tyr and a Glu in the precursor PqqA.), with the protein MSAEVADTAGRTGVVFDPDVSWRLHHQVAVRPEPFGALLYHFGTRKLSFLKNRTVVEVVNSLADHPDARSACRAAGIADSDQGPYLHALSVLVSSKMLIPGNSQ; encoded by the coding sequence GTGTCCGCAGAGGTTGCCGATACGGCTGGGCGCACTGGCGTCGTATTCGACCCGGATGTCAGCTGGCGGTTGCACCACCAGGTGGCGGTGCGGCCGGAGCCGTTCGGTGCCCTGCTGTATCACTTCGGAACCCGCAAGCTGTCGTTTCTGAAGAACCGGACGGTCGTCGAGGTGGTCAACTCTCTGGCTGATCACCCCGACGCCCGGTCCGCGTGCCGCGCGGCCGGTATCGCCGACTCCGACCAAGGCCCCTACCTGCACGCGCTGAGCGTGCTGGTGTCCTCGAAGATGCTCATCCCCGGGAACTCACAATGA
- a CDS encoding VOC family protein, translated as MINSHDPLTVLNGNDHPVSPDPAFAARLRARLESALTLPTHAQGVDMSGTDTAIAELNEPPATPAPPRPAAIPYLAVPDARAAIAWYIEALGAVQIGEPVVMDDGRIGHAELELGDGVFYLADEYPELGLKAPAPQANSVSLMLAVPDTDAVLERARNLGALVQREPYESYGTRNAAIIDPSGHRWMLTGAATGAVTPIQHGDVGYVSVWAPDIARAARFYGHVLGWTFDPATRQVTNTEQHIGIFNADGPPTLFCCYAVTDLDGARQAILAGGGQPGETQEFDFGTVLDATDPAGTAFAVFQPTSVIPRPKLNGAGPGELSYITYEVPDSTAFKAFYSRLFFWTFESGRIDDGWGVQGSQPMSGMAGGAAQAVTVPMWTVADIDAAVSRVGEAGGTVLQQPSRQDYGLMAECTDDQGGRFYLGQF; from the coding sequence GTGATCAACAGCCACGATCCGCTGACCGTGCTGAACGGCAACGACCACCCGGTCTCCCCCGATCCGGCGTTCGCGGCCCGGCTGCGCGCGCGGCTGGAATCGGCCCTCACCCTGCCCACGCACGCCCAAGGAGTTGACATGAGCGGAACCGACACTGCCATCGCCGAACTGAACGAGCCCCCGGCCACCCCGGCTCCCCCGCGGCCCGCTGCGATCCCGTATCTGGCCGTACCCGACGCCCGCGCCGCCATCGCCTGGTACATCGAAGCCCTCGGGGCCGTACAGATCGGCGAACCGGTGGTGATGGACGACGGCCGTATCGGCCACGCCGAGCTCGAGCTGGGCGACGGGGTGTTCTACCTGGCCGACGAGTACCCGGAGTTGGGCCTGAAGGCGCCTGCACCACAGGCCAATTCGGTCAGCCTGATGCTGGCCGTGCCCGACACCGACGCGGTGCTGGAACGCGCCAGGAACCTGGGGGCACTCGTACAGCGCGAGCCCTACGAGAGCTACGGCACCCGCAATGCGGCGATCATCGACCCGTCCGGCCACCGCTGGATGCTGACCGGGGCGGCGACCGGAGCCGTCACCCCCATCCAGCACGGCGACGTCGGCTACGTCTCGGTCTGGGCACCCGATATCGCGCGTGCCGCCCGGTTCTACGGCCACGTGCTGGGCTGGACCTTTGACCCGGCCACCCGGCAGGTCACCAACACCGAACAGCACATCGGCATCTTCAACGCCGACGGTCCGCCCACCCTCTTCTGCTGCTACGCGGTGACCGATCTGGACGGGGCCCGCCAGGCCATCCTGGCAGGCGGCGGCCAACCCGGAGAGACCCAGGAGTTCGACTTCGGCACCGTGCTGGACGCCACCGACCCGGCCGGAACCGCCTTCGCGGTGTTCCAGCCGACCTCCGTCATCCCCCGCCCCAAGCTCAATGGTGCTGGGCCGGGCGAGCTTTCGTACATCACCTATGAAGTGCCCGACTCGACGGCGTTCAAGGCGTTCTACAGCCGGCTGTTCTTCTGGACCTTCGAATCCGGCCGGATCGACGACGGCTGGGGGGTACAGGGCAGCCAGCCGATGTCAGGGATGGCCGGCGGCGCCGCACAGGCTGTGACCGTGCCGATGTGGACGGTCGCCGATATCGATGCCGCGGTCAGCCGCGTCGGCGAGGCCGGCGGCACCGTGTTGCAGCAGCCGTCACGACAGGACTACGGGCTGATGGCCGAGTGCACCGACGACCAGGGCGGCCGGTTCTACCTCGGCCAGTTCTAG
- the mftR gene encoding mycofactocin system transcriptional regulator (MftR, the mycofactocin system transcriptional regulator, is an uncharacterized TetR family DNA-binding transcription factor. Its role is inferred by context. It occurs as part of the biosynthesis locus for mycofactocin, a partially characterized electron carrier derived from the terminal Val-Tyr dipeptide of the precursor peptide MftA, through a radical SAM enzyme-mediated process.) has translation MRQASGPRVGRRPSTTQDHITDVALALFASRGFDEVSVDDVAKAAGIARRTLFRYYASKNAIPWGDFDAHLQHLRDLLSSLSTEIPLAEALREALLSFNTYDDQEMAQHRRRMRVILETAELQAYSMTMYAGWREVIAAYVAQRIGAAPADLMPQTVGWLMLGVALSAYEHWLADESVALADAIGEAFEVARPGLEALAPR, from the coding sequence ATGCGGCAGGCATCCGGGCCCCGGGTCGGTCGGCGCCCGTCCACCACGCAGGACCACATCACCGACGTCGCCCTGGCGCTGTTCGCCAGCCGGGGCTTCGACGAGGTCAGCGTCGACGACGTGGCCAAGGCGGCCGGCATCGCCCGGCGCACGCTGTTCCGCTACTACGCCTCCAAGAACGCCATCCCCTGGGGAGACTTCGACGCCCACCTGCAGCACCTGCGTGACCTGCTCAGCTCCCTGAGCACCGAGATCCCGTTGGCCGAGGCCCTGCGCGAGGCCCTGCTGTCGTTCAACACCTACGACGACCAGGAGATGGCCCAACACCGCCGGCGCATGCGGGTGATCCTGGAAACCGCTGAACTGCAGGCATATTCGATGACGATGTACGCCGGTTGGCGCGAGGTCATCGCGGCCTACGTGGCGCAGCGGATCGGAGCGGCACCCGCCGACCTGATGCCCCAGACCGTGGGCTGGCTCATGCTGGGCGTCGCGCTGTCGGCGTACGAGCACTGGCTCGCCGACGAGTCCGTCGCCCTGGCAGACGCCATCGGCGAGGCGTTCGAGGTGGCCCGGCCCGGGCTTGAGGCGCTAGCCCCGCGCTAG
- the mftD gene encoding pre-mycofactocin synthase MftD (MftD, an enzyme found in the mycofactocin biosynthesis locus, performs an oxidative deamination of 3-amino-5-[(p-hydroxyphenyl)methyl]-4,4-dimethyl-2-pyrrolidinone (AHDP). The resulting compound, now called pre-mycofactocin (PMFT), is a biologically active redox cofactor that can oxidize the non-exchangeable NADH of TIGR03971 family SDR-type oxidoreductases.), giving the protein MARDTWFETVAIAQQRAKKRLPKSAYSSLISASEKGVTVSDNVESFAELGFAPHVVGATEKREMSTTVMGQDISMPVIISPTGVQAVDPDGEVAVARAAAARGTAMGLSSFASKPMEEVTAVNDKIFFQIYWLGSRDEIAERVQRAKDAGAVGLIATTDWSFSHGRDWGSPKIPERMDLRTMLRMSPEVLTKPRWLWSFGKHLRPPDLRVPNQGRRGEPGPTFFEAYGQWMGTPPPTWEDIAWLREQWGGPFLLKGMVRVDDAKRAVDAGVSAITVSNHGGNNLDGTPAAIRCLPAIADAVGDQVEVLLDGGIRRGSDVVKAVALGARAVMIGRAYLWGLAANGQAGVENVLDILSGGIDSALRGLGKSSIHDLTPDDILIPEGFTRTLGVPRADA; this is encoded by the coding sequence ATGGCCCGTGATACCTGGTTCGAGACCGTCGCCATTGCCCAGCAACGGGCGAAGAAGCGGCTGCCCAAGTCCGCCTACTCGTCGCTGATCTCTGCGAGCGAGAAGGGCGTGACGGTCTCCGACAACGTGGAGTCGTTCGCCGAGCTCGGCTTCGCGCCGCACGTGGTGGGTGCCACCGAAAAGCGTGAGATGTCGACAACCGTGATGGGGCAAGACATTTCGATGCCGGTGATCATCTCGCCGACCGGCGTTCAGGCGGTGGACCCCGACGGTGAGGTCGCCGTTGCCCGCGCCGCCGCGGCGCGCGGGACCGCCATGGGGCTGTCGTCGTTCGCCAGCAAGCCGATGGAAGAAGTCACCGCGGTCAACGACAAGATCTTCTTCCAGATCTACTGGCTCGGGTCCCGCGACGAGATCGCCGAGCGCGTGCAGCGGGCCAAGGACGCCGGGGCGGTCGGGCTCATCGCCACGACGGACTGGAGCTTCAGCCACGGCCGGGACTGGGGTAGCCCGAAGATCCCGGAGCGAATGGACCTGCGCACGATGCTGCGGATGTCCCCGGAGGTGCTCACGAAGCCCCGCTGGCTGTGGAGCTTCGGCAAGCACTTGCGTCCGCCGGACCTGCGCGTGCCCAACCAGGGCCGCCGCGGCGAGCCCGGGCCGACGTTCTTCGAGGCCTACGGGCAGTGGATGGGCACCCCGCCTCCGACCTGGGAGGACATCGCCTGGCTGCGTGAGCAGTGGGGCGGACCGTTCCTGCTCAAGGGCATGGTGCGCGTCGATGACGCCAAACGTGCGGTGGATGCGGGTGTTTCGGCGATCACGGTGTCCAACCACGGTGGTAACAACCTGGACGGCACCCCGGCGGCGATCCGTTGCCTGCCTGCCATCGCCGACGCGGTGGGCGACCAGGTCGAGGTTTTGCTGGACGGCGGGATCCGCCGCGGCAGCGACGTCGTCAAGGCCGTGGCGCTCGGCGCCAGGGCCGTCATGATCGGACGTGCGTATCTGTGGGGCCTGGCCGCCAACGGCCAGGCGGGCGTCGAGAACGTGTTGGACATCCTCAGCGGTGGCATCGACTCCGCGCTGCGCGGGTTGGGCAAGTCCTCGATCCACGACCTGACGCCGGACGACATCCTGATTCCGGAAGGGTTCACCCGGACCCTCG